Within the Salvia hispanica cultivar TCC Black 2014 chromosome 4, UniMelb_Shisp_WGS_1.0, whole genome shotgun sequence genome, the region cccgatcgCGCGCCCGATAGGccgagatcgggctcgggcgtggtcgggcatccattgcagGCCTCGGTCACGCCCGAGCGCGACCGAGGGTTCAGTCGCGACCGATCGCCCGCCCGATCGATCGGGCGGGAGATCGGGCGCCCATTGCAGAGGCGCGCCCGATCACGCGTTGGTCCGATCACgcgttttttatttattttttttttctttttcaattctataaatataccttAATTCACACATTTTTCACACAACTCTCACACATCTCTCTCAACTCTCTCTCCATTGCAATATCtctttcactcacttttccaAAATGTTTCCCGGAAAAGATATTGGTCGGTCTATGGAACGCGCAATGTTTGCTTTCGGGAACCAGATTTTCGCCGGTATTCGTGCAATACATGAGCAAGAGCAAGCCGAACAGCAGGCCCAAGAGCAGGTCCCGAGGCCTATCCGCCGACGCACATCCGTCCGTCGAGAGCATGTCCTAGCTCATCAACGTCTGTTCGAGGACTACTTCGCCGAACGTCCCCGGTGGGGCGCGCCGGTTTTTCGCCGACGGTTTAGGATGCGGCGAGAGTTGTTTCTCCGCATTGTTCACGCGCTGGAGACGCGACGAGTACTTCCAAGGCGGGAAGATGCGGCCCATAGAAAGGGTCCATCCCCGCTGACGAAGTGCACTGTTGCGCTTCGTCAGTTGGCATACGGCACTACGGcggacatgttcgacgagtatcTTCACGTTGGGGATACAACTGGCCGGCAATGTCTGGTAAATTTTTGTGCGGGCGTTATTGACGCCTTCGGCGCCACATATTTGCGCAAGCCGAATGCCCAAGACTGCCAGGACCTGCTGCGGATGCACGATACGATGCACGACTTTCCTGGAATGTTAGGGAGTATTGATTGTATGCagagtggaagaattgtctATGCAGCGTGGAGAGGCCAATTCACCGGTGGGTATAAGGTACCCACCCCAAcgcttatccttgaagcggtcgTTGACCCGCGAtctttggatttggcatgctcACTTTGGCGTGGCGGGGTCCAACAACGACATCAATGTGCTGAACTCGTCCAGTCTCTTCACCGAGCAATGCAATGGCAACAGTCTGGTTATCAGCTTCACTGCCAGCGGACGACAACATCATAAGGGATACTACTTAGCCGATGGCATTTACCCGAGATGGCCAGTTTTCTTGAAGACGATCTCCTGTCCAACGGGTGCGAGGAGAGAGTTTTTTGCGGCAAAGCAGGAGGCTGCACGGAAGGACGTGGAACGAGGATTCGGTGTGCTTCAAGCGCGTTGGGGAATAGTGAAATGCCCGGCTCGTTCCTGGTACATGCATCATATCGCCAATATCATGTACGCGTGCAtcatcttgcacaacatgattattcaCGATGAAGGTCGTGCAGCTAGCCAGTGGTCCGACGATGAAGCCGCTCCGAGCGCAGGTCATGCAGCCCCGCCGGTCGTTCGAGGTTTACCCTATGGACTCAGCGAGAGATTACAAGCTCAGGAGAGCATGCGCAACCAACAAGCTCATCTTGATCTCATGaacgacatgattgaagaagtttgaaCACGTAGTGGTCGTTGAAATTGTACCTCTTTATCGTaactttttttagaaaaaaattaagtaatgtatgTCTTTTgctaattctttaatttaatagtttaattttgctatttataattggtaaacataaaaaaaattaaaattagaattgaaatgagaaatgGATAATAGATAGGGCATGCACTAGGGCTCCACCATTGCAGAAAGATGGGGCATGCTGACATGGCAACCACTAGGGCTTTCACTGGGGCATGCActagggcatccattgtggatgctctgaGCAAAGTCGCGGCAGCGTGGAAGAGGAAGAGCTGGACGAGGAGCAGGCTCCGGAGGTGGATTGTGAAACGGTGGAGCGAGGTAGGACCTCGTCAAGGGATGAAGTCAAGCGCCGGAGGTCGAAACGTAGAACAGGGCCGCCTATCAGATTTGGAGACTACGTCCCCAAATAGCGCATGGAGGAGGCGAGGatcttttattgattttattattattttagttatttgttttgcttttattattactttttaTCGAACAATTGAGTCGATCCAATTATAAGCTCCGttccgggttttctttgttggttctttcccgcCGTAAGTCGAatcaaccctagggtccttagatTATAAATAGGCTCTAAACTCAATAAAGAGGTATTGAGAATTTgcctattttctttttgttatttaacCCTAGTTGTCGACGGGATATCGCCTCCCGGTACTTCTAATATCAACTTCCGGCATCGCATTAGGAGGACTCTCTTAACAGCGGAcggattaaaaagaaaaatacatgaatatagtttaaataatttagcCTATGTAAGTGATCATGATTTTTGCATCCATTTCTATCGGTAAACAGTGAATCGATGatgatctgatccctacaaGTAATTTCGTattaatacatataaataattttgtattgataGTAGATGGAGAGACGATGATTTGAATGTTCcgaatataatataaatataatattcatttaacattgatgtttatgttaatttaatatttgcatattattaatttatgtcaatagtaaatgttttgaatataatttaatattcatttaacTGTGATGTCTatgttaatttaataattgtatattattaattcatgTCAATAATTTTCTCGTGCGTTATCTGAAGGCTACAtcttatttaatgaattaagtCATGATAATTAATGCGGAATGCCATGTGTTTGGCTAAAGACATTTCAATCGCAACTGGCcttaatgatttaattaaataagggAGTAAAACAATAACTTGCACCTACTATAAATACATACAAGATAACACAAAAGATTAAAGTAACAAACTGAATACCAATCAATATATTAACGAGAAGATGTCTAGTATCACATTGCAATCTGCGATTCTTAGCAACACTCATATTATCGCATCTTCAAAACGACATTGTTTCACTACTGCAGTCACTGCCACTTCTCGCAGAAACCAGCTGGCCCGTTGCTCGTTGCAATTGGGTACTATGATCCAAACTGAACGACGAACAGGTGGCTACCAGCCTAGTCTTTGGGACTTCAACTCTATTCAATCGTTCGACTTTGCGTGTAACAAGGTAATAATTGATTCccattagtatatataattaagtatgacatattatattaattacatCTCATTATATAAATTCTTGTAGGAAGAAAAGCAGCTAGAAATGGGGGCGACTCTGATTGAGCAAGTGAAGATGTTGCTTCAACGGGAACAGCGTTTGGAGCTGATTGATGACTTGCAAAAATTGGGTATTTCTTGTCATTTTCGCCACGAAATCGCTCAAATATTAAACTCAAAATATTTGaacaagaaagagaaagatgaGAAGGATTTGTACTCCACAGCTCTCAAATTCAGACTCCTCAGAGAATACGGCTTCATCGTCTCTCAAGGTCTGCCTTCTTTCACAATCCATTCTTGcaagattttatatattaatgttgATGATGAAACTAATTAAGTGAAATAAGAATGCAGAAGTGTTTGATTGTTTCAAGAATGACAAAGGTACTGATTTTGAGCCAAGCCTATGTGAGGATACCAAAGGAGTGTTACAACTCTACGAAGCTTCGTTCTTATCACAACATGGCGAAGAGACACTCCAACTAGCAAGAGAATTTGCTACTAAATATCTGGAGAAAATAGTAGTTGATCATGAAATTGCTGATGACATTAATCTCTTATCATCCGTTGAAGCTGCGTTGGAGTTCCCTTCTCGCTGGATGGTTCAAATGCCAAATGCAAAATCGTTCATCGATGCTTACAAGAAGAGACAAGACATGAATCCGATTGTGCTAGAGCTAGCCATATTGGACATCAACAATGTTCAAGCACAATTTCTACAAGAACTCAAAGAGACCTCTAGGTAAACAAAGTACTATATTCataatcaattcaatttttctagATTGAAATAATACTTATTCTTCATGTGTGTTAATTATGAAAAGATGGTGGGAGAATACTGGGCTTGTTCAAGAGCTTCCATTCATTAGAGATAGAATAGTAGAATGCTACTATTGGACGACCGGAGTGGTTGAACGTCGTGAACATGGATTTGAAAGAATAATGCTCACCAAAATAAATGCTCTTGTTACGACTATAGATGATATCTATGATATTTATGGCACTCTTGAAGAGCTCGAACTATTCACAGAGGCTATTCGAAGGTTAGTTTAATTACAACAATAATCATACAGTTTTATtcattatagtactatatattaattgtgtatatattttgatcAGATGGGATATTGAATCAATTGACCAACTGCCCCCTTACATGAAAGTATGTTATCTTGCACTATACAACTTTGTGAATGAGATGGGATACTACACTCTCAAGGATAAAGGCTTCAACTCCATCCCCTTTATGCGGAAAACGGtaacaataataatagccTTTTGTATATTCTTActacatttattaattaggaTAATATtgatgaagtaattttttgcAGTGGGTTGATTTGGTTGAGACATATTTGATAGAGGCAAATTGGTACCACAAGGGGCATAAACCTAGCTTGGAAGAATACATCAACAATGCTTGGATATCAATTGGAGGTGTCCCCATTCTATCCCAcctttttttccaattaacAGATTGGATAGATGAGGAGGCTGCCGAGAGCGTGCATAAATACCATGATATTGTTCGTGCATCATGTACGATTCTAAGGCTCGCTGACGATATGGGAACATCACTGGTAAGTGACATTACacaatatacataaattttgaattgtgaattacttataattaatatgaGGTTTTGTTAATATAGGATGAGGTGGAGAGAGGCGACGTCCCAAAATCAGTTCAGTGTTACATGAATGAGAACAATGCTTCGGAAGAAGAGGCGCGAAAGCATGTTCGATCACTGATAGAGCAGACATGGAAGACGATGAATAAGGAAATGATGGATTCTCCATTTTCAGTATATTTTGCAGAAGTTTGTGCTAATCTCAGCAGAATGGCACAGTTTATATACCAGAAGGAATCCGATGGATTCGGAATGCAACACTCATTCGTTAACAAACAGCTTAGAAGCTTGTTGTTCGAACCTTATGAATAGCAAATCAGATACTGCATTTGCTTGGCAAGCCAAGGATTATTCAGGAAAGTTGTTTGAGACTTAATATGAATctgtactagtatattttagttatactTACAATGATCTTGTTGCATTATCAGTTGAtgtattatgtatttttctttgtaCTGCACCATGGTCAATggcttatatatataaagttaaTAATACTAGTAGCAATTCTTATATATGCGTTCATTTAGGACTAGCAAATCGTGCGGGTTGGAAATCAACCTGATACCCgataagatttaatttaaaccCGATCCATTAAAAATttctcatttaaaaaataaatccgaTTTGTTACCTGAACACAACCCGGACATGacacggaccgaaatggaatcGCACATGAGGGTGACGTGTAAAGTCCACGTTGTTgactacttttttctttctgctTTGGCGCTCTGTTTCTCTTTCACTTGATCagcattctctctctctctcctcttcttcatctGGATTCTCGACTGGTGCAGCTGAACAAGACAATCTCTGGTTTTGGTTTCACTTCTCTTAATTCATCCATCTCCGGCTGCTGACATGGCTTATGCTGCCGTGAATTCTCTTCTCTACACCATCGACCACCTCCTAAATTCCAATCGCATTTCATTCGCCTCTTCCACTTCACAAACCCTAGACTTCGCATTGGATCGCGTCAAATCGCTACAAGCAACACTCAGACAATTCGACGAAATCAGAAACAACAGCAGAGGAGTCAAGGCTTCGGAAGCGCGAATCAGAGACGAAGCGCGCAGATTAGAAGATGCTATTGAATTCCACATTTCAGCTCAGATTCATTTGCAATCTCAATGCTACGACCGCTGCCcgcccactctctctctcaccatCGAAGAATtgaatgaaaatatcaattgCTTTGCAGAAACAGCTGACAAAATGGAAGAGGAATACGTTCAGGAATTACACAAGCCATCAActgaagaaggagaagaagattctgcttctgcttctgcttctgctgctgctgttgctgCTTCACTAGGGATTGATTCCAGTGGAAACGAGTGCGAAATGGTTGGATTATCTGATTTCTTTCTCAAAATCAGAAACCTGCTAATTGCAAATGCGAGTAAACGAACTTCCATATGCATCAGTGGCATGGCGGGTATTGGTAAGACTACTCTTGCTAAAAAGCTTATTCACGATCCTTTAATCAAAGAAAACTTTGAATGTCTGGCATTTGTTATTGTGGGAAGACAGTATAAGTTAGAGGAAATCTTGCGAGCTATTGTAGCTCAAGTACACCTTGATGGCGATGAAATGATCACCGGAGAAAGTGAGGATTTTGAAGAGTATTTGAAGAGAATTTTGAGTGGTAGAAGATATCTCATCATGCTAGATGATACTTGGGACCTCGGTTTCTTCCTTGGTCTTAAATGTGCACTGCCAAATGAGGATAATGGGAGTCGAATCTTGGTCATTAGCAGGAAAACTCGAACCGTTGAACCCGGTGTAAGAAATGGCTATTCTTTCACAATGCCTTTTCTTGATGAAGAGGAGAGTTGGGATCTTCTCAAGTGGAAGGTCTTTGGTAAGGAAGAGTTTCCATATCGGTTCATGAAAGCTGGGAAGAAGATTGCTAAGAATTGTGAAGGTCTTCCTCTTTTGATCCTCGTTGTAGCTGCTAAACTCTTGTCTGGAGACAAGAACAATCTAGAGTTCTGGAACGAGGTAGCGGAGAAGAAGAATTCAGTCTTTGAGGATGCTTGTGAACAATTATCGGATATATTGCTACAAAGTTATCAGTTCATGCGTCAGTATTTGAAGCTGTGTTTTCTTTATATAGCAGCATTTACTCAGAATCATGTAGTTCGGCGCTCTAGGATCGTCACACTGTGGGCAGCAGAGGGGATTCTAGAACATTCTGGTAATCACGCGATTGACAAATTTGCTTCCTATAATCTGGTTTTGGTTTGGCAAATATGCTTGGTCAGAGCCCGAGCTCATGCTTTCCGCCTCCATCCTGCCTATTGGTATATGTGTAGAAGAGAAGCTGAGAGCAACAAGTTCTTCTGTGTCTTGAGTAGTTACGCTGATTGTTCGATTGAATGTGTGGAAAAACAACGTCATTTTTCCATCCACAACAATGTCTTGTTCGCCATCAAAGAGGTCCATGACTTGTTGGCATCAGTATCAACTGTGCGTTCTGTTCTATGTATGGGACcgtattataaatatcaagtGCCAATATGCTTAGATTGGAAGCTGCTTAGGGTGCTCGATGCTCTTACAATCCGTTTCTATGAGTTCCCGCATGAGGTAGTGAAGCTAATTCAGTTAACTTATCTAGGCCTCACTTGTGATGCAAACCTCCCTCCTTCCATATCAAGACTTTGGAAACTTAGCTATCTCATTGTTCATCGACACCTGAGCATCAAATGGACCGTAGACGAGTCGTATTTTCCTGTAGAGATATGGGATATGCAAGAGTTGGAGCATCTTGAAGTCATTGGAAGAAACCTACCTAATCCTATTCCTGGCGCAGTCTTACCCAGACTCAGAAGGCTTTTAGATGTTGGTGCTCATAGTTGTGGAAAGGAGGTTCTTGAATGTATTCCAGATTTGAGAAAACTGAGGCTTCAAATTGAGTTAGAACCCGACTATACTCAAACCTGGAGCTTGTTTGATCATATCTCGTGTCTCCAAGAACTAAAATCGATCCAGTGTGTTATTGTGCCCCCTGAAGTGTTGTATGAGCCTATAGTCCCGCCTCCGCCTCTCCCGGTTTCCGTAAGGAGTCTTAAGAAGTTGAGTTTGAGCGGCTCTGGATATCCATGGGAAGAGATGAGCAAGGTTGGTGGATTGCCGTTTCTTGCAGTGCTCAAATTACAGAACTATGCCTTTCAAGGGGAGAAGTGGGAAGCGAAAGAAAGAGGATTTTCAAATCTTAAATATCTCTTCCTTGAAGATACAGATCTTGTGCAATGGACAGCATGTGATGGAAGCTTCCCAAGGCTTAGGTGCCTGACTATGAAAAACTGCTACAATATAGAAGAGATCCCCCTATTTGAATCTGATATGGAAGCTCTACTATCGCCTTATATAGTTATTGAACTTATAGACTGCAACCCCTTAGTTGAGATTTGTGCAGAGCAAAAGTATGGTACCGAAAGGGTTAAGGCCAATTATTCGTGGAAATGACGACAAGAACAAGCTAGGGTGATTTTCAACACGGCTCACAGTTCTGGAAAACGCTATAAGTTTGGGACACAAACTACGGTTAAGTCTTCTAACTTCTTCGTTGTGATGTATCTAGCTTTATAATACAGATCGCAGCCACAAGATAGCAGTCAAGGCAAAGTGGAGTGAATGATTCCCagattcaaatttcattttgtcaATAAGTTTGTTTCGTTTTTTTGTTGACAATGAGAAATCTAGAATATGGTGCTATTGTTTATGTTGACAGTAAGGAGTTTTCGATGCTTGGGCTTTGTAGTTTGTTTAATTAGAATTCTGTTGAGTATATACAAACTTGGAGCAGATGAAGCTCTTTAAACTCTTTTAAAGGTAGTAGGActgtaggagtagtatattaacTTGAGCACTAtctaaatgaataaataatgaacaattcttggacaatttttttcttcatactgAACTTCAAACATTGATGAAGGAAACATAAGCAttcacaaaatatcaacaagtAATATGTACATCTCCCAGTAGCTAGCATGAACTAATCTTTAAACCAAACTTACTTCCTAAATGAACAAATAATAACAGGATTCTCCAGCGGAAATTCTATAATTATACTTTTTTGGtatcattttttgtttcttttttctatacTGTGATCAAGAGAAACCTACAGCCTCTACCACATCAAGACCAAATGCAAATGTTGCCATTCTTATCACAAGTTGCCAAAGGCTTACCGAGCTCACTCCACGCGCAGCTCAACACAGGAGATGTATGCTCCTTCAGCGTGCTCACTATTTTGGCGTTCCCAACAGACCAGATTTCCACGGACCCATCATCAGATCCAGCAGCGACATAACTGTCGTCAGGACTCAAACAAGACCTACTCCAGTTAGATGCCACTCTCCCATTCCCTCTCAAATTTGCACAGATTTCGAGAGTCCGCATGTCGAATAGATTGTGCAAGTTGTCCCTTCCACTCGACAGCAACATATTACCGTTTCTGGACAGTGATAATGATGTTACTGCAGAAGAGGAATGTGCTGCGATCTCACTGAGAAGTTTCCCTGTCTGAATATCCCATAGTCGGAGATTCCCATTTACATGGCCGGAGCAAATGGTCTGCCCATCCATACTAAAACAGAGAGCATTGCAGTTGCTGTAGCATAGAAGAGTGTTGACGCAGTAGCCTTTCTGAAGATCCCAAACTTTAATGGTTCGATCATAAGCCGCACTGACAACATTGCGGTTAGACACCTTGCTGACATCCACGGCACTGACTTTGTCCGTGTGACCAGTAAGGGTATGTCGTACACGACCTGAGCTTACGTCCCATACATACAAAGTATTTGCACTGCTGGCTGCAATAATCGATTTGTTGTCGTGGGTAATGCAGAGATCAAAAACTGTGCCCAGACAACCATAAAGTGTGCGAGTCGATGATCCAGTGTTTGTATCCCACATTTTAACTGCTTTGTCTTGTCCTCCACTGACCAATCTAGAGGAGTTATGCTCAAACAATATGGAGGCGCAGCCACCGTCATGAGCAGGGATCCTTTGCCTGCATGTAGAGGGGACGGTTGACTCGACATAATACTCCGCACCCTCTTCACATCGGCGGACTACGCCATCAACTTGTTGGTGGGCGAGATTTTCCATGCTGGTTCCCTTGAGACGATTCACCATATCTTCATAAAGAGCATTTGCCTATTAAGGAAGCATTCATTATCAACAATAACAGGTATAAACACTCATacatgaaaattatataatattacaaaatgagtgacaattaaaataaaaggggGGAGCTCTATTAATTTGTATACCAAAAGAGaacttcattaattattaagcTACCTCATTTAGACGCTCAGCATCCTTCATTTTTTCCAACATCCAACGGTCAATTAGCATTTTGTTTTCTGCTTCTGCATTGTCAGCTCTCAGAATGGTCGCCTCAAGTTGAGCTTTAACTTCTTGGTGCTCACCTATCAACAAGTCCAGAGCCTTAGTCTTTTCCTCCAACAGTGCAGCTAAACGGGAGCATTCATCCCTGCAAATTATAGCACTAGAGTTAAGCTCACTGATGAAAGGGTTACCATGATCCATCTCTACATGGTGGAGGATCTACTGATGTAGGAGAGACAGGAGGAGAGGAGACAGATTCAAAGATGACACCTTGCTTGACTAAGCTCATTTTGCAACTCGGATATCATAGTTTCTTTCTCTTGCATTAATGCTTTTGAAGTTCTGGATTCGGCCACTTCCACCACAAGTTGTTCAGATAATCTAGACTGAGCTTTGTAACATTGTTGGAGCTCCAATTCAAGATTTTCAGCTTTCTCTTTCCACTCCGACCCCTTTTACAGATAGCATTGTTAATACAGTTaagtcaataaataaaaatgaagaaatggtTACAGAGGTGAAACCAACCAAAACAGttcaaagagaaaaaaaaaatttaaacgaAGTTGAGCAAtagtcaaataattaaaacattcaCCAAAAGGAAATAGGAAAAGTGATGGCCCTACATTGTCTAACCAAATTTTAAACACTTCCTTCATTCAAAGAACTGAATGGTCTCTATCACCACAACCAGCTAAAATCAGCATACTCCTTTattcaagaaattattttatatcaagCAGAAAGGTATCATGCTAGCTAGCAAGTATCAGGCTATCCATATGTCATTTCCTCTCTTCCTCAGACAAACTTACAAGAAGCTACACATGTTGAACGATCCAATCAAGACTGGCATGCTTGATGCATCAATGTTTCCTGATGTAGTTGATACTGCAAGTCTGCAACTCCTTCAATCCGACCATTATAAGCAAGATTCTTTCCCCAATTAGCTAGTGGAACCAACAACTTGTTACAGCACATCCCTAGCATCAGCTCCAACCAAATCTCGCCCTATGCTATAACTAGCTCAGTTTTCTAGTGCTTAATCATGATAATGGATCTTAAGATGTCGATATGCACCACAAAAACTAATCAACTGTTGAAGTATGCCCATATTTCTTGTACTTTTGCTTTGTATCTCAGTATCAGCTAGCAACTTCGCATACTACATAGCCACCAGTAGAATACTAAATTTGCAATCTCCTATTTTCACACAAGGTGATAACCTTTTTAAGCAAAAAGACTGGTTAAACACACTGTAAGCTCAAGATCAACCACGTTCAcatattcaaaaacatttccacaacAGAACTAGCAATCACTAATTCAACAACATTTCCCAAGGCTACAGTAACTTTGTCATGCTAAAGTCAACTATATAAACACTAAATTGAAACCAAAAGAACCAAATTCAAACAACCTGAGACACAATTGGGCGAGATAGCGCAATAAAAGCAGGAGAATGTGCCCCCTCTTCCACTAAATGGCGCTTTCTCAGAGCTTTTAGAGCATGCTTTATTGCATCCATTGCAGCATCTCCTTGTGCCCTGATTTAGAAATATAAGAGACGAATCGCCATCAACTACAAACGAAGAAATaatcaaacacaaaatacCTAGATTAAAGCAAATAATCAGAAACATAAATTTGCTGAAGGTTATTTCAGCTGATAATCGAAGAATTACATTGAATAACTGGGGATTTAGGGTTTCGTCTACGGCAACtagaaatcaaatttgagGGTTTGGATGACGAAGGATTcggaaaacaaaaaaaacagttGGGATCGTTCGTGAATTATTTATAGCTGCAAAGTTTGATTACTGATTttgaagtttaatttttttcacatttcaccatttgaattaaaatttagttttaaattttgagagaaCATTTATTTTGGGTCCGCGAACTTAGTCAAGTTATCATTTATTCATGACATTTGAACATAATTTTGAGATCTATGAACTTTGATTTAATATCAACTTTATCACTGTTTCTAACATTTTCTGAACGAAAATATCCTCAAGACTATAAATGACAATTATGTCGATTTACTCtcttcttcattaaaatattgacAATCACAATAATCATACTTCCGTTCTCCATAATTCATGGAACTCTGTTGCCAAGCTTAGATTATTAACTCTTGATCACATCTATCTGGAAAGAAACCTCCAATTCTTTATCGAGATTGTTTTTCTCGAGGAGTTGGATTTGAGTCGCAacaaatttgaatgaagcattGATGAAAACTGCAGTTTGTTGTCTTTGAAGATGATAAatcttgaaaatataattttgatggTTCGATTCCTGATTCAATTCAAAAACTTCTAAATCTCTATGTTTAAACCTGAACAACAACATATCTCAAGGTGAAATCCCACAAATCACTGGAAACATCATCTCGCTTTCTCTTCAACAACAATCTCACCAGAGAAATCTCACTttctcaataaattaaaacagagaaaaaaaatgtcaaatactctcaatatttttatgaaaaagagATAGTAGATATTCTGAAATACTCTTCAAAGGCTTGAACgtatttttgccaaaaaaaagcttgaaacaatgaaaaaataattcaaatgatatttaatCGAAGTTGATGGATCTAAGaagatattttcaaatgttacGAAACAAAATTGATACATTGACAAAGTTAGTggatcaaaaaaaatattgcctcttaaattttaacaataatgtagagtatagattttattttgaattttcaggTATTACTCAATCGGATAACCAAAAAACGAAAGAATAcaaaatttgtattattaCCATCTGGTGCCTATTAAcctaatttcaaataaatactacttccTCTGTCTCAATAAACATGAAACATTTGATTTTCAGCACGTGATcatgtagtgttatttttgtGAGTTACCAAAATCAACATCAGTTActcaaaatgtgatttttagataccaaaaacgatactataaaaaatatcaaatatttttgtacaaaagtaaaaaatcaggtaccattttttaaatttactcTCGAGGATAAAGAGAACCACGTTCTTTCGTATAGTGATGGTCTAGGCTTATCAAGTGGTCGGACTGGCTCAGCCTAGGTCTAGTACGGGCAGACCTAGGGCCAGCCCTACAGTGGGTTAGGGCTGACTTATCCATTGAAACGAGCTCAATTTGAAGCATTTTAAAACTC harbors:
- the LOC125219553 gene encoding cineole synthase 1, chloroplastic-like → MSSITLQSAILSNTHIIASSKRHCFTTAVTATSRRNQLARCSLQLGTMIQTERRTGGYQPSLWDFNSIQSFDFACNKEEKQLEMGATLIEQVKMLLQREQRLELIDDLQKLGISCHFRHEIAQILNSKYLNKKEKDEKDLYSTALKFRLLREYGFIVSQEVFDCFKNDKGTDFEPSLCEDTKGVLQLYEASFLSQHGEETLQLAREFATKYLEKIVVDHEIADDINLLSSVEAALEFPSRWMVQMPNAKSFIDAYKKRQDMNPIVLELAILDINNVQAQFLQELKETSRWWENTGLVQELPFIRDRIVECYYWTTGVVERREHGFERIMLTKINALVTTIDDIYDIYGTLEELELFTEAIRRWDIESIDQLPPYMKVCYLALYNFVNEMGYYTLKDKGFNSIPFMRKTWVDLVETYLIEANWYHKGHKPSLEEYINNAWISIGGVPILSHLFFQLTDWIDEEAAESVHKYHDIVRASCTILRLADDMGTSLDEVERGDVPKSVQCYMNENNASEEEARKHVRSLIEQTWKTMNKEMMDSPFSVYFAEVCANLSRMAQFIYQKESDGFGMQHSFVNKQLRSLLFEPYE
- the LOC125220544 gene encoding uncharacterized protein LOC125220544, producing MRRELFLRIVHALETRRVLPRREDAAHRKGPSPLTKCTVALRQLAYGTTADMFDEYLHVGDTTGRQCLRGEANSPVGIRYPPQRLSLKRSLTRDLWIWHAHFGVAGSNNDINVLNSSSLFTEQCNGNSLVISFTASGRQHHKGYYLADGIYPRWPVFLKTISCPTGARREFFAAKQEAARKDVERGFGVLQARWGIVKCPARSWYMHHIANIMYACIILHNMIIHDEGRAASQWSDDEAAPSAGHAAPPVVRGLPYGLSERLQAQESMRNQQAHLDLMNDMIEEV
- the LOC125220546 gene encoding putative late blight resistance protein homolog R1A-10, encoding MVGLSDFFLKIRNLLIANASKRTSICISGMAGIGKTTLAKKLIHDPLIKENFECLAFVIVGRQYKLEEILRAIVAQVHLDGDEMITGESEDFEEYLKRILSGRRYLIMLDDTWDLGFFLGLKCALPNEDNGSRILVISRKTRTVEPGVRNGYSFTMPFLDEEESWDLLKWKVFGKEEFPYRFMKAGKKIAKNCEGLPLLILVVAAKLLSGDKNNLEFWNEVAEKKNSVFEDACEQLSDILLQSYQFMRQYLKLCFLYIAAFTQNHVVRRSRIVTLWAAEGILEHSGNHAIDKFASYNLVLVWQICLVRARAHAFRLHPAYWYMCRREAESNKFFCVLSSYADCSIECVEKQRHFSIHNNVLFAIKEVHDLLASVSTVRSVLCMGPYYKYQVPICLDWKLLRVLDALTIRFYEFPHEVVKLIQLTYLGLTCDANLPPSISRLWKLSYLIVHRHLSIKWTVDESYFPVEIWDMQELEHLEVIGRNLPNPIPGAVLPRLRRLLDVGAHSCGKEVLECIPDLRKLRLQIELEPDYTQTWSLFDHISCLQELKSIQCVIVPPEVLYEPIVPPPPLPVSVRSLKKLSLSGSGYPWEEMSKVGGLPFLAVLKLQNYAFQGEKWEAKERGFSNLKYLFLEDTDLVQWTACDGSFPRLRCLTMKNCYNIEEIPLFESDMEALLSPYIVIELIDCNPLVEICAEQKYGTERVKANYSWK